A segment of the Necator americanus strain Aroian chromosome IV, whole genome shotgun sequence genome:
CGCCTGTCACCCACAAGAATGATTACAAACAGATTATTAAAACAACGCAAAACAGACCAGCGCCACCTATACCACAAACGTGATGTTAGCACCACCAGTggagagttgcgccgctagcaTTAACAGTAACATCCCCGCCGACCCCGAGGTCAAAACCAAAGGTCCGaaggcgccagctcgttggtcacagcgatgcatccttctttacgattcatgataggacttttggACGACATGTCTTccttgccatttttttaccaCAATTAGGGAGGGAGCTGCGGGAACCCCATCGGATCCCGCactctacaaccccatctctagctcttTCCGCGGATACCCCCATCTTGTCATATTCGTAGTATgtaggcagcataccacgaatctgaggtggtgcggatttcaggtggagtattcgtatacgggatagtaaattatgtaGAGgagtgtggttccgtccattttttcctaaatgccgtaaaaaacggttggaagatgcggcgccgcacagggctggcgtgctccagtcgaactcgctgtggaaaatagtgcgccggaacgcctgaagccgtaccttccgggccgttttctacggcaattaggaagaaatgaacggaatcatacTCCTATCCATAATCCACAACCAtatacacgaatactccaccagaaatccgtaccactccagattcgtggggtaatgcctttaaggtgaaGAACTCTTGAATAAAACTTTTCAATGTGTCATTCTTATAGTTCTGCACAGATTACAGTTACATTCGGTTTAATTTGAACAGATGGATGAAAACTTTACGCTTCTGGAGTTCTCGTAAATTTAAGTAATAACATGATGTTGGTTCGTTGGATCTGAACATTCAAACGAGATGTTTGAGGATACTAGCTTCACACAATTTACATGTGAACTGAAAAATTCTGCAACCTTAATCTTACACCATTGCCAAAGTGGAGAAAACTCGTTCGATGCAGAAGAAGTAGCAATTCTCATGCTAATGAGTTTATTTAAGAAGCTACCTGATCATAAAGAGTAATGATCTAATCATAACTCATGAGGTCCTCTGGTTATATTTAATTGAGAATCTCTGATTTCTTCTTCGTCTAAGAATCAATAACACGTGGATCAGCATTTAAGATTGGCTTTCGCATGCATAGGTGGTCAGTGAGGTAAGAGTTTTTCGTCAACACAGCTGGCTCGGACTACTTATGTGCAGGAAGGTTCTCAATCCCACTAACTTTTTAATATTCAATCAAGCTGTTAGCGTATTCTTTAAGCAAACAAATTGTCAGAGGCTTCTTTGCTGGTAGTCCAGATGACGCTTACCCTGCACAACTCTTTCTACTGATTCAATACATTTCTATTCGGAAACTCTAAATGAACAGgtttcctttcaaaatttttggcaACGGTTCCTTAACAGTATGTATATAGCAGAACATCAACAACCTGccaagcaacaaaaaaaagaggaaaggcACCAAAATAGAAAACTTAAACCTTTACCAGTTCAAAATAATGCCGACGATACCATCTGGAACAAAAACCTGGCACTGAAAACAACTGCGAATTTACTAAGTTGTGGGAACGCTCACGGAGGAGCAGGAAATGTCGACGTTATCGATTTCTGCCTATGTTTAGAAAGATTTGAAGGGCGAGTGAAGGTTACCCATTTCACCTCTATCAGTCACTCTTCCTctggcatcaccccacgaatctggggtggtacggatttcaggtgagttatgcctgTAGATCAtcgattgtggagaagagggtgattccgtccatttcttcctgattgccgtgaAAAGCGGCCTTGAATCTGCGATGCgtgcacatggctggcgcgctccaatagaactcgttgtagaaaatagcgccccgacGCTcggaagccgcatcttccgagtctttttttacggcgattaggaagaaatgagcgggaccTCACTCGTTTTtgcaatccacgatcccgtgtagtctttgaccatcggaaatccacgTAACGTCAGATGAATTCATGGGATGATGAATTTAAATATTCCTGTTGAGGTATGTGAGAGTAGTACCCATTCCCCCAGTGagaattgaagttgaaaaagGGAGAACATTGTTAGTGCTGTAGAGTTAATAGTGTAATACGATCGCAGCTTTGGTAAGCGATTACTccaccaatttttttaagataaaCTACTTTTCCAAGTATCTAAGAGTAgcagaatttcaatttaaaaaaaataactaaggTACCTACATGCCGctacagaagaaaatatctCATACGGTCGCAACTTTTTGTCATTCCGATCATTCCTCTTATTGCTGTTTCCAGTAAAAAGCCCAACAACAAAATTCAATACTCCACAGTAAAATATATTGTGCTGTCACCGTTTTGGCATCTGATCATCCCCCTCACCCACTtcgcgaaaataaaaaatgaaattatatcATCATGGTACACTGTTTTCGGATATGCTGCGATACGACCCTTTCTTTCATGTCGGAGTACGCTTATCGTAGTATCTAGAAGTGGCAGGGATATATCCAACTGACCCTCCTAAAGAAGTAACATTAGGTGACCAACTTAGTCATGAACAGTGAAGTGTATCAACTTGTCGCAGAGTTGGAATCCGCTCTTCGCTTTCACTTCTGCGAAGAGAACGAATGTTTCACAGCACTCTCGTGATTTGACACCATTCCTTGTTGCATGTCGGAGTATGCTTATCGTAGTATACGGAAGTTGAAGGGTTTCGTGCAAtggaaaattcaggaaaagaaattgagaacCTACTTGGTCCTGTACAGTGAGGTTTATCATGATGATGCGCTGTTTCGTGATATTCTAATGACGCTTtccattctttcatttcattgcgATCACATTGATTACAGTTACCGTTTTGCTGAAGTTTTTAGGCTTTCggtaattccagaaaaattaacTTGTTAATTCAAATGAGTAGTAATAAAGGGAGTTTTaatcatctttcttttttcgacttcgaaatgaaagaaaagctgGTACTAGCATATCTTAAAGCAGTGTACCATGAAGATGTACTACACAGGCACGATATcgtaattcccctccacataAATATGAAGCTACGTGAAGTAAAAACACCAAGTCCTCCGCACTTCAAAGACTTCGACATTCTCTGCAGGACCCTTGGTGATGAACGAGTTTGTGTGCAGTAGCAATAAGGAGGAAAACAGGGACACTCACAATTAGGTGAATGATTTCAAAGATGTGATATATTTAAAAACCCTAAACAAGGTAATTTCACCAGTACCTTTTTTTAACCCCCGATGTCCAAGAACGATCGTGAACAAACTTCTAACGCTTGCAATTCTATGTCAAACTGTATGAGAAGTTCTAttcagaaattcagaaaatagtTCAGGGACAGTATCCACATGTCTCCGCGCACACCTCACGCATGAGTTGTTCCAGTGCTTTGTTGTGGCACATATCATGCTGTTCGGGTATCACGCAATTGTGCGATCCAGCTTTGTCCAGGCATGGCTAGAAGAGGGCATAAGTTATCTACGCGTTTCGATGCGTTAGAGATTTTttagagaacaaaaagatCCTGATAAAGTGTAACTTTGACCGGATAGAAACGTACCACACAGGCCTCTGTTTCTTGTGGTGGGAACACAGCCAGGAGCAATGAGAGAAGAAGGATGTGGAACATGGTTGCGGTAACTTCCGTATGGAATGATTTTTCAGTTAATCATCACCATTTTATACTGGTTGTTCGCAATAATACCCTTTGCGGTATTATTGCGAACAAccagtataaaataaataaatataaatataatattattttggGTGTACTTAAACAAAGATGGGGGCTGGGCttccaaaaaaaggagcaaaatggGGTTTATCGATTACAGCGATGGCCGATAGGTCATGCTTTAGCTACCACCCTTTTACGCTAATCAGCACATCGTTAGAACAGCCCAGAAGCGCGGTGAGATTCGGTGCGAAAGCAACGGAATAGGTGTGAAGCCacgagaaaaaatataagaacatcactttcatttcttttatcacTTCTAGTACCACGAAAACATGTCTAGTAGTTGTCTCAAGGGTTCCAAAAACACTCATTTCGTCAACAGCGCAATGTTGGTCGTTCAAATATGTAGGATTTCTAGGATGCTGACGCAGCTACACAGGGTTTTAGATTGTTTTGATGCTGTGCTTATGACGAAATTTTCGAACAGCTTCGATACACCCGAGAAGGCAGATGATTGACGAAAGTCGAACAACACTAGATTCTTTTCCTGAAGGAACTATGTCGCTCTGGAAAGCTTAATACAACATTGGATCGACttcaaaacgaaaatattGAGATGTCACACAAGAGTATTGagatattaatattaaataataataataaataaattaacagTGATAGTcaatattaaatataaaaatattgagCTCTGATaatagagagaaaagaaaatattcaatcTGCACATAGGTTTTGAAACCTCACGCATGTCACAATAATAACAAAGGGGCGGAAAACCGAGATGGAAAAGGGTTAGGATGTTGATCTGTACTTAAAACGGTTGCATCGGAAGAGTCCactgaagatctgatgatgcaaaccagcaggattaaaggcatcactccacgaatctgaggtggtacggatttcaggtggagtattcgtttacgggatagtagattacggagaggagggtgattccgtctatttcttcctgattgccgcaaaaaaacggcctggaagatacggtgcgcagaaggctggcgcgctccaatcgaactccttgtggaaaatagtgcgccggaacgctcgaagccgtgtcttccgggccgtttttttacggcaactaggaaaagctggacgaaatcacccctctctccataatctacgatcccgtatacgaatactccacctcagattcgtggggtgatgcctttaagtgtgaTTTCACCGGACGGAACGAGACGAGACGACTCCACTAACCGAACGGCATATTTAAAGCTTTAGAAGAGCTGTTCTCAGGAAAATACAACGAGAGGGGTTGGTTGAGTTGGCGTTCGCGAACACGAGTATGACGAAGAACAtagactcttttgaacaagtGGCGACCCGAATTGGACGTGAGCGTGAGAAGATGTAGTTCTACGCTAGCTTTGACTATGTTCGTTGCTTACGTTCAACATACagcaatgaagaagaagatgaaaaagctTTCTATAGGTGCCTAAGTAAACTCTTCAAAGAATACCATACCTTATTCAAggtcattgttggtgatttcaacgccaagatTGGACCCCGAAGAACGCCTAAGGAACTCCTGAATGAACCAACGTCTGCAATGGAACGAGCAAGAGAGGCattccgagtttatcatgacgactGAGACCACTGATGCGAACTCGGAATTCCAGAAACTCTTACCTGTATGCTGGTTGTGGGAGTCACTCGGTGGACggatttgttttgaaactgACCAGATCATCATCATCCAGAGTAAAAGGTTCCGCTTGGCAAATGTCGCCGTATTTCTAGAGTTCTATATGGGGTCGAACCGTCGCCTCCTTCCAGGGAGATTTCGTTCACGTGGACAGAAGAGAAAGCTGCGAAGGACAGAGGGCAAAGTCTCAGAACTATTATTAGGTAAGACCTCTTTGCTACACTAGTGGGCTCTTAGGAAGATACCACAAAAGACATCATCGACGTGGAATACGATCGGCTCGGTGAACACGTACGAGGCTGTACGAGagtctcaaaaacaaaaagagataCACGATAAAAGAGGTCTTgagaaggagagaagagcagaagtgttccCATCTGTACCTTAAATGGGAAACGAACATGAAAAACGATTTGGAGCTTGGCAAGAAAATGAGGGCGtggattcgaagttctgcTCCACGTCTAGGGAGATTGGAAGCAACGCCGTATTTagcaaggaaagtaaaataaggttgACCGGACACTTCATGGATTTCAGCGACAACCGCTGGACCTAAAACGTGAGGGGATTTTAGGCACACTACATAGATTTTTACGAGGATTTAATTTCTAGACTCCACGAGAAGTTTTATTCAGAACTTTCAGGTATCTACGGGCAGAAAGCACAGGTCTCTGCGCACACCTCCTTCATAAGTTCTTCCACTGCTTCGTGATGACACATTCCTTCTTCGTAAGGCTTTATGCAGAAACTGGATCCTGCTTTGTCCAAACATGGCTGAAAGAGAACGTTTTGTAGGAATAATTCTTAGAAACCAACAGAAGAGAAAGTATAGAAACCGTACCTTGTACTCGCCACTGACACCTTCTCTAGTGAAGACACTCAAAATCACGAATGAGAGAGCTAGAAAGTAGAACATGACTGTTGTCACCTCCGAGTAGGGCAATTTCGTCAACAAATGTCGGGTATTTATAGCAGTCGTTGGGAAACGGTCGCTTTTGTGTGCAGGTGTATAAAGAATGATAGCGCGAACTTgatcagaaaaagaacaaatatggCAGGTCTGCCGTACTGCAACGTTTGATAGCTGCTGCTTAGAGAGCAAAACTGAATAAAAACGATCGGCCATTCGATAGAATCGAGTGTCGTAGAAGTTCCTGTTCGTTTAGCACTGGAATTGTATCGTTTGGATTCTTCGAGAGTTTGAAGGACCATAGTATTTTTAGAATGCAACATACACCCTTTCTcggattttctggatatgaTGGGAACCACACGTATCTCCTAACAGCGGTGAGAGCACAGTGTGACTTTTGTTGACTGTACAGCCGCTCACGTTTCACACTACTGACGATCCTTTTAATTCTAGCTCATCAATTCCAATTCAAGAGCAATCGATTCCTCTCGAATTAGCCGTTTTTCATTCAGATCGACAAGTGCCACATTTGCGATGGTTTCAATTGTTCGTATAAACCTCATaatgaaaagttttgaaaccgTCGTGATGATCGTCATTTTATTGCCGTAGtgtcattttaaaaaaggtttATCCGTTATGAAAGTGAAATGGTGTATGTTTTTTTGAATGACTGCTCCTTTACCATTTCAGAACGTGTATAGATGAAGCTAAGTGTTCATTGTGTTTGAACATTCATGCAGCATTCAGTTTTATGTGGGGAAGAAGAGAATCTCATTACATTATAAATAGGTGTAAAGTATTCGTGAAATACTAATTTTGCGTCAACGTAATCAcgaaatcttcaaaaagaaaacctcagCATTTTGCTAGCAGATTGCTGCAAAAACTACAGTAAAAGGAGCAGTTCATTTTTATCCGCAGCTGATATTTCTATTCGCAGGATGATCTGagtattttgcattttcagtagcagaaaatgcaaaaaaatatgaaaaataaatgaaaataatacggcaaataataaaataaagattacaataataaaaacaaaccaTAAATAATATGATGAATAAATTGATAAAAATTTTTGCCCTCTACTATTTCTGATACATCAAGTGTCATTTATCATTTCCTCAAGAGGAGCACTCTCCCTTTATGGCAGATAGCAAAAGGTTGCGagacaacaacaaaatgtttGTCCTGTAGCCAGGTGCTACATTGgagtttgtgaatttttttgtttactcctAACAAAAGAGAGATTCCATGGGAGTCAACTCAATATTTCCGAGAACTCGAAATAACAGTAAACAGTGGAACATTAGAATTGGATTTGAAACGAACGATCCAGGACTGATATTGTCACGCTGGTCCCTTTTGATATAcaatgtaaaagaaaagaaaaattctgcaaaattcaaatttataaaCTCTTAGTTGATTTGAAAAGCGTAGCAATCTTTGCAGCAAAATCAATTCACCGTCTCGAGCTTTCATTATGTACCCAGCTAATACATTTTCAAATCTTATACATTATGTACGCTGATGTATATACATTTATAATGTGAGGAACAATTTTCGCTTAAAACGGAACATCCCAGGAACCTTGGAATTCCTTTTAGTATGTTCGTAGAACTTCAATATATACAACTAATTTCACTGTTTTCGCATGAAATCCCACGCGCGTTCTGAGAAACTCATCGTTGCTACATTCTTATACGTAATGAAATTTATATAATGATTTCACTTCCTTAGCTTAAAAAGAGCATACTACGAATGTGATGTGGTCAGTGAATGCGCGGGAAACGTAAGGAAAGAGTTGTAGATAGCTGGATGCAGCGTGGCAACCGCTCCAGTTTCTATGAATTacattagaacgctcctccAGGAAAACTCAAAGAGCGTGGAATGTATCTTGAGAGGAAGTTCGTGAATGGTGATCTCCTTGTAATGTGTTCATTATTGTGTGAAAATCAGTCGCTCATGGTTTTGGTCCAACCGTTGTCCTAGGAACGCAGCACATGtccctttattttattattactaattattattaatctttattttatcgttattattttatcgGTGTTCTaactattcttattttattttacctcatctgttttattttaagtGCGGTAACTGCTGATGTCGAACAGAACATCGAATCTCCAGTTTCGTTTGGGGAAACGGGATACTCTTAACTTTACTCTTTTGACTGAAACCGAGTGTTTCTGATCTTTTTCACAAGAACCTAAACGCCTTTGTGTGTTCCCATTATTCTTTCTTAGCTGACGTCAGATGTCATCGGCGAAGTTGCCAACAAccgaccttcactcccatcCACCACATTTCAACTCTCGTACTGAATTGTTGGGAGCTACATTAATGCGTTCTCAAAAGTGGCACAATTTTGGGAGAGACGGTATCGCCTGTCGGACCCTTCTCCTTAAATCTAGATCTATATTACTACAGAACTATGACGATCATGAAGTTAttctatagtcggatcaaaacgacatgaaacacggacatttgcgcaagcggctgcgctcaaagcggagcgg
Coding sequences within it:
- a CDS encoding hypothetical protein (NECATOR_CHRIV.G16198.T1), with protein sequence MFYFLALSFVILSVFTREGVSGEYKPCLDKAGSSFCIKPYEEGMCHHEAVEELMKEVCAETCAFCP
- a CDS encoding hypothetical protein (NECATOR_CHRIV.G16197.T1), translating into MNQRLQWNEQERHSEFIMTTETTDANSEFQKLLPVCWLWESLGGRICFETDQIIIIQSKREISFTWTEEKAAKDRGQSLRTIIRKIPQKTSSTWNTIGSVNTYEAVRESQKQKEIHDKRGLEKERRAEVFPSVP